CGTCCGCTCGATTCCTCGGACCGCAAACGCATCGCTGCGGTGCTGCGTTTCTTCGAGGGTCGTGAATGAAGTCACCGTTCATTGCCGTCAATGCCCGGGAAGTGCTGCGCAGGCACGGTCTCGATAGCTTCGAAGCACTCTGGGCATTACGGCTCGGAGAGACGCCCTCGACGCCGCGCGGCGCCGGCTGGAGCAGCGTTCATCGGCTAGAACTGGATGATATCAACGGCAGAACGCAGGCGTTCTACCTCAAGCGCCAGGAAAACCATCTCCACAGATCTCTGGTTCATCCGCAGGGCGAACTGACCTTCGCGCGCGAATTTCGGTCGATCCAGACATACGCCCACGCTGGCATACCGGCACTTGAAGTGGCGTTCTTCTACGAAACCTCTCGGCCCGGCGAGCAGAGGGCTATCCTCATGACCCGAGCGCTGGATGCCTACGAGCCGCTGACCGTCTGGCTTGACCGCTGGGGCTCGCTGAGCCCGTCGCAGCGTGAAGATCTGATTCGCGCAACGGCAGCTTTGATACGTTCCTTGCACAGCGCTGGTAAGGTGCATAACAACCTTTACCCACGGCATATTTTTCTCAAGCTGGATGGTGACGGTGCAGGCGCACGGCTGATTGATCTTGAGCGCACGCGTTCGGCCTGGTGGGGCGAACGAGACCGGGTAAGGGAGCTGACGACGCTGCTGCTGCGCTGCGAGCCGGCCAGCCGTACCCAGCGGCTGCGCTTTCTTCTGGCCTACCTCGGGCTGGTCAGGCTTGACGGCGAAGGGCGCGCACTGGCCCGTCGCATCGACGCGCGATACCGGATGAGGACAGGACGATGAAGCAGGTCGACATGTTGCGCCGGGCTGGCCGTCAACCACCGTTGCCATTGCATCTGCAGTTGCAGGGAGCACGCACCGTTCACCTGACCGGTTGGCTGCGGATACTGCCCGGCAAGCGCCTGGTCGGCGAAGGCCGGCTCGACGGGGAGCGGGTGCTGGTGAAATTATTCATTGCCCGTGGCTCTGCTCGACACTTCGAACGTGAGCTTGCAGGAATCGAAGCGCTGCTGGGTGCAGACATTCCCACGCCGGAGCTGCTGGCAACCGGTGCGCTGGCCGGAGGCGGTTGCTTCATGGCGACGAGATTTATTGAAAACGCCGAAACCCTGCAGGCCCGCTGGGAAGCCGCGCAGCCGGCAGATCCCGGTTCTGAACCAGCCTTTGGCATCGTTTCCGAAGCGGTCGAGGCTGTCGCGCTTCTGCATCAGAAGGGGCTGGTACAGACCGATATGCATCTGGGCAACTTCCTGATGCAACACGACACTTTGTACGTCATCGACGGCGATGCGATCGAGGCGCATGGCGACGCTGCTCTACCTGCCGCCGTGGCCCAGCACAATCTGGCTTTGCTCCTGGGCCAGCTGCCGCCGGACTGGGATGCCTGCCGTGGACAGCTGCTTGAAAGGTATCTGCAGGTTAACCCGGCACATGCGCTCGCCGAAGAGCAAGTTGCCTCCGATGTCGACAAAGTGCGTCAGCGGCGCCTGGCCGATTATCTGGGTAAAGCGATAAGGGACTGTACCTTGTTCGCAGTGCAGCGCAGCTGGACCCGATTCGTCGCCGTGCCTCGAGATGACGCGTCCCGCATGTCATCGATAATCAAGGATCCGGACTGCGCATTCGACGGCACCTTGCTCAAGGACGGTGGCAGCAGTACCGTGGCAACCACCATGGTTGATGCCAATCTGGTGGTGGTGAAACGTTACAACATCAAGGGCTTTTCCCACTGGCTAAAACGCTTTTGGCGGCCAAGCCGGGCCTGGCACTCCTGGCTCGCTGCCCATCGCCTGCTATTCCTCGGCATCGCCACCCCCAAGCCGCTGGGCATGATCGAAAGTCGGTTTGGCCCGCTGCGTCGCAAAGCATGGCTGGTGACCGAGTATTGCGCTGGGCAGGACCTGCTGACCGTGCTTGGGTCCGAAGGAGAGCGATTACCCGATAAGGCCCTGAAAGCGGCATTGCTTCGCACGGTCAATGCCCTGGTGGCGCAGCAGATAAGCCACGGCGATTTCAAGGCGACCAATCTCATCTGGAACGGCGAAGACCTGGTCCTCATCGACCTGGATGCCATGCAGGCCCACCCCAAGCGGCGAGGGTGGCAGAAGGCCTGGCAGCGAGACCGTGCGCGACTGGTGCGCAATTGGCCGGCGCGCAGCCCCCTTGCGCGTTGGCTGGAAGAGCATTTGCCAACGGGCTGAACTGCGGCGAATGCGGGCTAACGAAAGCCCGCTTTCAGCCGGTATACTTTCGCTTTTCGCGGCCGACATCCGATGCACATTTTCGCGCTGCATCGAACCACGGTCGAAACGGATATGAGGCGGCAATACAGTGGCACTGACTATTCTCGGACTTTCAGGCGCATTGAGTCACGATCCCTCGGCTGCCCTCTACATCGACGGCAAGCTCATTGCTGCGGTGGAGGAGGAGCGCTTCGTGCGCGACAAGCATGCCAAGAACCGCATGCCTTACGAGTCCGCCAAGTTCTGTCTGGAGCAGGCTGGCATCACCCCGGCAGACGTGGACATAGTCACGATTCCCTTCGCGCCGATCAGCATTTTCGGTAAGGCCCGGTGGCATTATGCCAAGCGCTACTGGTATGCCCCTGACCGTTCACTCGACGCCATCTTCGCCGGCAATCGCCGCTTCAATCGTTATCGCAGAAAGATCCTGTGGTGCCTGGAGCAGCTCGGCTTCGACGCGAAGAAGGTGCGCCTCGAGCCGGTCGAACATCATTTGGCCCACGCCTCCAGCGCGTATCACTGCTCAGGTATCAAGGAAAAGACTGCGATCCTCGGCATCGACGGCAAGGGGGAGTACGCCACGACCTTCTTTGGCTGGGGCGAGAACGGCAAGATTCACAAGATCAAGGAATTCTATGACCCGGATTCGCTGGGCGGGCTGTACGGTGCGCTCACCGAGTACCTCGGTTTTGAAATGCTCGATGGCGAATTCAAGGTCATGGGCATGGCCCCATACGGGGATGCGACCAGATACGACTTCTCGCGTCTGGCCAAATTCGAGAACGGCGAACTGGTGATCAATACCGAATACGCCAACGTCATCGGCTTTCGGCGCTACAAAGAAAAGGGCAAGGGTTACTATTTCTCTCCGAAATTGATCGAGTGGCTCGGCCCCAAGCGCGAAGGTGACATAGCGGACGATCCGTACATTCACTACGCTGCCAGCATGCAAGCGCTTTTCGAAAAGCTGGCGCTGGAGATGATCGATTACTATCTTGGCGACATATTGCGCGAGACCGGTCGAATCGCCTTCGCAGGCGGCTGTGCCCTGAACGTCAAACTCAACCAGCGGATCATCGCCCGGCCAGATGTCACCGAGCTAT
The nucleotide sequence above comes from Halopseudomonas xinjiangensis. Encoded proteins:
- a CDS encoding lipopolysaccharide kinase InaA family protein translates to MKQVDMLRRAGRQPPLPLHLQLQGARTVHLTGWLRILPGKRLVGEGRLDGERVLVKLFIARGSARHFERELAGIEALLGADIPTPELLATGALAGGGCFMATRFIENAETLQARWEAAQPADPGSEPAFGIVSEAVEAVALLHQKGLVQTDMHLGNFLMQHDTLYVIDGDAIEAHGDAALPAAVAQHNLALLLGQLPPDWDACRGQLLERYLQVNPAHALAEEQVASDVDKVRQRRLADYLGKAIRDCTLFAVQRSWTRFVAVPRDDASRMSSIIKDPDCAFDGTLLKDGGSSTVATTMVDANLVVVKRYNIKGFSHWLKRFWRPSRAWHSWLAAHRLLFLGIATPKPLGMIESRFGPLRRKAWLVTEYCAGQDLLTVLGSEGERLPDKALKAALLRTVNALVAQQISHGDFKATNLIWNGEDLVLIDLDAMQAHPKRRGWQKAWQRDRARLVRNWPARSPLARWLEEHLPTG
- a CDS encoding carbamoyltransferase family protein, with amino-acid sequence MALTILGLSGALSHDPSAALYIDGKLIAAVEEERFVRDKHAKNRMPYESAKFCLEQAGITPADVDIVTIPFAPISIFGKARWHYAKRYWYAPDRSLDAIFAGNRRFNRYRRKILWCLEQLGFDAKKVRLEPVEHHLAHASSAYHCSGIKEKTAILGIDGKGEYATTFFGWGENGKIHKIKEFYDPDSLGGLYGALTEYLGFEMLDGEFKVMGMAPYGDATRYDFSRLAKFENGELVINTEYANVIGFRRYKEKGKGYYFSPKLIEWLGPKREGDIADDPYIHYAASMQALFEKLALEMIDYYLGDILRETGRIAFAGGCALNVKLNQRIIARPDVTELFVQPASGDAGTAVGAAAYISEQNGVAVEKMEHVYLGPSYSNEDVIAACARHPNQPDWQRLDDVPGQIAQILTDGNPVAWFQGRMEFGPRALGGRSIIGSPSSSGVADRINEQIKFRERWRPFCPSMLDTVAPQMLSVDHPSPFMTFTFEVNEEWKARVPEVVHEDGTARAQVLKREYNPRYYDLMKELERLTGNGVVLNTSLNRRGEPMVCSPTDALNMFYGSDLQYLIMEDVLVTKSGSVSPS
- a CDS encoding lipopolysaccharide kinase InaA family protein translates to MKSPFIAVNAREVLRRHGLDSFEALWALRLGETPSTPRGAGWSSVHRLELDDINGRTQAFYLKRQENHLHRSLVHPQGELTFAREFRSIQTYAHAGIPALEVAFFYETSRPGEQRAILMTRALDAYEPLTVWLDRWGSLSPSQREDLIRATAALIRSLHSAGKVHNNLYPRHIFLKLDGDGAGARLIDLERTRSAWWGERDRVRELTTLLLRCEPASRTQRLRFLLAYLGLVRLDGEGRALARRIDARYRMRTGR